Within Sorangiineae bacterium MSr11367, the genomic segment CGTACGGCACCGGCCTGCTCGGCCCCTGGGTGGGCGGCCTCGCCTCCATGGCCGACAGCGCCGCCGAGCTCGGAACCTTCGTCGACAAAGTCCTCGCCTCCACCGGCGCGTCCAAGGTCGACATCGTCGGGCACTCCGAGGGCACCACGGTTCCCGCGTACTACATGAAGTTCCTCGGCGGCGACGCCAAGGTGAAACACTTCGTCGGCTTCGGCGCCAACTACAAGGGCACCACGTTGCATGGCCTGTCGACGCTGATCGGATTGCTCACCAGCGTCGCCCCCGGCCTGGCCGATCTTTTCAGCCGCCACGCCTGCGCATCGTGCCTCGAATTCATGCCCGGCTCGCCGTTCGCGCAAAAGCTCAACGACGGCGGCGTCACCGTGGCGGGACCTTCGTACACGAACATCGTCTCGCGCGTGGACAACGTGGTTACGCCGTACACGAGCGGCGTCGTCGAGGGTGCCGGCGACAATGTGACGAACATCGTGCTCCAGGATGCCTGCCGCTTCGACACCGCCGGCCACCTGGGCATGGCCATCGATCCGAACATCACGCAATTGATCCTGCGGGGCCTCGATCCGGAGAACGCGGCCCCACTGCGTTGCCAGCCCTTCACGACGTTGGGAATTTAGCCGTCACGCACTCGCCGCCTCCAGCCGAATCGGGAGAGACTTGAGCGAGTTCATGAAATTGGATCGAATTCGCTTCGAGGGAGCCGCCGGCGACACGCTGGCGAAGCGGTCGAGGAAGAGGTCGAAGAAGATATTGGCCTCGAGGCGGGTCAGGGCGGCGCCGAAGCAGAGATGCGGGCCGTACCCGAAGGAGATATGCGGATTCGGTCTTCGGTGAATGTCGAACTCGTTCGGATTCGCGAAGACCGATTCGTCGCGATTGGCCGATGCCAGTGCCAACACGACCATATCGCCATGATGCATCTGCTGCCCGCGGAACTCGAAATCGCGGCTGGCCGTTCGCCGGAGATGGCAAATGGGCGCCACGTAACGAATCATCTCCTCGATGGCCCCGGGGAGAAGGGCCGGATCGGCGCGCAGCTGGCGATAGAGCTCGGGCCGTGACGCGAGGATCTCGATGCCCGAGGCGATCACGCTTCTCGTGGTCTCGTTGCCGGCAATGAGGAGGGGGACGAAGAACATTCCGAGCTCCTCGTCCGTGAGGCGCTCGCCGTCGACTTCCGATTGGGCCAGTAACGTCATGACATCGTCCTGCGGCCTTTGGCGCTTTTCTTGGGCGAGTTTCATGAAGTAGCCAATCAGCTCCATGACGCCCATCTGCACCGCTTCGAGGCTGCCGCCCATTTCGGGATCGTCCACGTGCATGAGGGCGTTGCTGATTTCGAACAATCGCCCGCGATCGGCATCGGGGACGCCGAGCACTTCGAGGATGACTTGCATGGGGAGCTCCGCCGCCAACTCGCCCACGGCGTCGCACACATCGCGGCCGGCCAATTCGTCGATCATCTTGGCGGTGAGGGCGCGAACGCGGGGCTTGAGCGGCTCGAGCGCTTTGATGGCAAAAGGACGCGTCACCAGCTTTCGGTGCCGCGTGTGATTCGGCGGGTCCATCACGTTGACCATTTGGCGAGCGACGCTGAGTTCGAACTCGCTGAGCGGGCGGGTGGCCGTCCCTCCGAGCGCCGACGAGAAATCGGTCGAGTTCACCAAGATCTCCTGGATGTCGGCGTGACGCGTGACGAGCCAGTAGTCATGCCCTCCGAATGGGGTGCGCAGCCACGTAACGGGCGCCTCCGCGCGCAGCGTGCGGTACGCCTCGTACGGGGCCCCCTCGGCAAGTACGTTCGGGTCGAGAAAATCCAAACTTGCGTTCATGAGCGATCTCTCCTGGGTCGGGACGCGCCGGCACGCCATGCGACGCCGCGCACAGTCCTTTACGCAAATCCAAATCCCATCCCTTTTCCACGATCACCCGGGAGCTTTCACCCGTTTCCGCCAATACAATCGATCTCGTGGCGCAATCTGCCCTTTCGCGTGCAATCGACATCGCCGGGCCTGCGGCGGGGTTGGCACCGCCGCGGCGCGGCTGGAGAAAACCCGCGGCTCAGAAGGTGGCCTTGATTCCGACTTGAATCCAACGCGGGGCGTTCGGCCGGGCGCCGAACGGGCGGCGGGAGACGATGGCGTGCTCGTCGAAGATGTTGCGAACGTTCGCGTAAATCGAAATATTCTCGAACAGGCGGAACGTCGCGCTGGCATCGAATACGAGCAGCGCGTCGGTGTGGAGCACGTTGTCCAATGCCGCGCGGCCGGCCTTCTCGCGCATTTTGGCGACGTAGTTCATCGAGATGGCGCCGGAGAAGCGCTTGGTGTCGACCCCCACCGATGCATTGAGTTGATGGCGCGGCACGTAGGGCATTTCGTCGTCGCGCGTGACGGCGCCGAAGATGGGATCTTCGGAACCGAAGGTGCGCAAAAATTCGGACCGCGTCAGCGTGTACGAAGCCCGCACCGGTAGCTTGATGTCCGAGACCACCGGGATCTCGTGCTCGGCAAAAGCTTCGAGCCCATAGATGCGCGCACGCCCGGCGTCGAATTGCCGATCGAGGTTCTGCTCGACGCAGCCGCTGGAGAGCGTGCAGACGTCGGTCAAGTTGGAATAATCGTTGTAAAAACCAATGAGCTCCGCGCGCGCCGCCCCTTTGACGAACCGCGCCCCGGCTTCGTAATTGACGCTCGACTCGGCGCGAACGTCGGACGGGCTCCCCGGCGGCGGCGGGCTGAATCCGCGGTGAACGCCGGCGAGCACGCCCAGCGGCGGGAGAATCGAATAGAACGCACCGGCACCGGGCAGGAGCACCTGGGTGAGGCCGCGTGTCGTTTGGTGGGTCGCGCGATCGATGAAGGTCCCGCGAATCGCCTCGACGCGCAGTCCCGGCGTGACGGTGAGCTGCTTCCAGGTGATGGCATCGGTAGCGTGGATCGCCAGCGCTTCCGACGACGCCTCGTTGAAGGCCGTCACCACCGTGGGCTGGGGAACCGGCACCAGGGTGCCCCCGCTCATGGCGAAGGCATCCTGACTGTGCCTCCGCTCCACCCGATCCTGGTGAAGGCGAACTCCATATTCGATTCTGTGCGAGACAGGCCCGGTTTTGGGATCGTACTTCACGCGCATCTCCACGCCCTGGGAGACGAAGTCGCGCTGGTTCGGGCCAATCAAGATGTTCTCGTTCGCGCTACCGCCATCGGCACCATTGAGCACGGCATCGTAGACGGCATTGCGTGGGTTCGTGGGATCGGTCAATACGTCGAAGAGATCGGCACCGCGAAAGCCGTTCACCTTGCGCCAGGTGCGCGCGAGGTCGTGGCGATAGACGGTGGTGGTGAGCGAAACGTCGCGCGAAGGCGTGAAGACGTGCGCGAGCGAGATCCCCGTTCGATGCCATTGCATGCGATCGAGCGAGCTTGCCGCATAACGACGGAATGGGTCTTTGCGGAAATCACGATCGCTCAATCCGAGGTACGTCTCGTTGGAGACCTCGTCGGAATAGGAGACCTTCAATCGAAGCTCGTTGCGAATGGCGGCGCTCGGATCGAGGACGTAATAGCCCTTGAACATCCACTCGTTGCGGGCGAATCCGGTGTCGGCGCCGTTCGGGAGGTCTTTGAAGCCGCTGTTTCGAAGGTGCACGCCTTCGAGCAGAAATCCCACCTTCTCGTTGCCGCTGCCGACGTATCCGTGCAGCTTCCCGTAACCGTATTCGCCGGCCGAAGCATCGATGGCCCCCGACGTCGTTTGCGGGATGGCCCGGGTGATGAAGTCGATCGCTCCACCCACCGTCTGCGGACCATAGCTGATGGCCGCCGGCCCTTTGATGACCCGCACCGCCACCATCCGTGCCATGAGCGGAAAGAAGTAGGCGGCCGAGGCCGAATACGGCGCGGGCGCAAATGGAATACCGTCTTCCATCAGCGCCACCTTCTTGCTTCGATCGGGATTGACGCCCCGTAGTCCGATGTTGGGCCGCAGCCCGAATCCGTCTTCTCCGCGCGAATACACGCCGGGAACCTGCGCGACGACGGCAGTGGGATCGTCGTAGCGAAACACCTCGAGGCGCTTTTCCTTGATGACGTGCGCCGATCCTGCGGTGCGCGCCACCCGCGTACCCGCCACGGAGACCTCTTGGGGCTGGGCCGGTTTTTCCGCAGGCGCATCTTGCGCGCGGGCCGCTCCGGGCGCGAGCAGGGAAACGACGAACGGGACGAGGAAACGAGGGGCGCGATGGAGCATGTCGCTAAATGGGCCGGATGTGCGGTGGGGATTCGGTCGGACCGGGGAGAATGAAGTCGCGCCGTCCGAGGCCATCCGGAATCGACGCGAGATCGACATCGGGATCAATCATGCGCCGCAGCCTGCGCCCGTTGAGCGAAACGAGGGCATCGACGCGCACCTCGACCGGGCCTTCGCCGCGCGCCTCGGCGTCCTGCCGCACGCGGTGGGCCAGCTGCAAGATGAGATCGGGCTGCCCGGCCATTTCGCGCTCCTGGAGCGGCGTCAACATCGCACGCGGGCTCACGTTCCACACGCGCCCCGTGTGCTTGTTGCGCACGATGAACGTGACGCTCCCATTCTTCTCGCGCACCATCACGCGCCACGAAAACCGCATCCCTTGCTCGTGCCAGCGCACGCCGTCCCCATAGGCCAAATGCCGCAAGGGCATCATGAGCTGAACGAAGCCATACAGCGCGGCAAGGCCGACGGCGGCTTTGCGACCGCGCGTCCACGATGCGCGCGTCCCTTCGGGCGTCGAGGCAACCGATGTTCCGGTCACGCGCCCCACCAGCCTCCGCGGCCAATCCGCCGGGAAATACACCAGCGCCGAAAGCACCATGATGACCGGAAACATCCCAATCGGGAAAAGGATCCGCGTCATCGCATGAAACACGATGACCAGGGCAAATGCCGCCAACCGCGTCCGCCGCCACGCGAGAAACCAAATGATGAACGTATCGAAGAGAAACCCGGCCCAGCTCATGGCGAGCGGCACCCCGGGCCAGGCAAACACCGGCCCAATCCAAGGCAACCCCGTCTTCGCCCCGAGCCAAATCCGCAGGGGTTGCGCGTGGAGCAACCAATCCGCGTTCGCCTTGGCGAGCCCGGCAAACGTGTACACGACACCGATCTGGAATCGAAGCAGATAGAGCCACGCCGCCGGCACCTCGGCGGGCGGAGACTTCCAAAGCCAGGCATCGACGGAGAACGCGCGGTGGGCCGGCGACACGGCGAGGAGCATCCCGAGCAGCGCGGCCAAATAGTAGTGATTCAAATAGGTCGCGACATCGAGCAATTGTAAATACGAAAATCCCAGGACGAAGAGAATCGCCGTCAACCGAAACGCCAGCCCCACGGCCACCGCGCCACCGAGCGCCGCGAGCACCCAGAACAGAGCGTGCATCGCGCCGGGTCCGAGCGGCTCCACCCAGCCAAAGCCCCAATATTTGAAGTGGAACGCGGGCGCGACGAAAAAGTCGTCAATCCAGCCATACGCGATGAAGCGCAGCATGCTGACGCACATGGTGACGCCGAACAAAAAGCGAAACGCTGCGAGAAATGCGATATCGACCGGCCGAAAGAGCCACGAGCCAAGTCCGTCGAAGATCGCGGTGCTTTTCATGGCTCAATCGTTGTCCCCCTCGCTGCCCTTGGGGAGCTCGAGGTTCAACACCGTGATGAACTCCGTTTTTAGCAAATCGGTGAGCGTCTTCACCGCACCGTAGAGGGCTTCCACTTTGGCGGGCGCGGATTCCAGCGCCTGCTCCAGCGACATCCCCGCCAACGCGTCCACGGCGGCTTGCGCCGTCGCCAGCGCCGCGATCATCCGATCGGAGAGATCCGAAGCGCCGACCGCGCGCAGCCAATCGTCGAAGCCGAGGCCTGCACCGTTCTCGCCGCATCCTTGAAACAGGCGACGAAACCCGATCAGGTTGGCCTTGATGTTCTCTTTGGAGATGCGCGCATAGGGCGATTCGACGGCCTCTGGGCAACGGCCCCGCGTGCAGTCGTTCAGGCCGAGGGGCTTTCCCAGCTTCTCGTCCTTCACTTCCATTTCCACGTAAAACAAGGCCGCGCTCAGCGCATTGAAAGCATCTTGATTCGTCCCAAACGTGGCACTTCCCGCGCCGGCGGCGACGAGCTCGTTGAGAAAATTTCCTCCGCCGGGGTCCCACGCGGCGAGCAGCGTGGCCACGTGCCCGCCGATGTTGTCGGCGATCGCCGCGGCATAGCGCGCTTTGCGGCGTCCGATTTCCTCGGGTCCCAGGCGATTCCACGAGCCGAGCGCGTTGATGGGTGAGCCGCCCGGACAGGCGTTGTCGGTGCCGCCGTAGAATGCGAGGAACTCGAAGCCGCCGAGCCCTCGCGTGCTGATCAACGTGGTCGCGAACTCCGGACGGGCGTACGTCTCGTCGACCAGTTGCTCCTCGATGGTGCATCGATGAAAGAGCGACCAACTGTAAATCTGGTCGCGCAAATTCTTGCCGCCCGGCTCCGAAGAGCGCGCGGCCGGCCCCACGCGAAACACCTCCGCTTGCTCCCATGCGGCCATGGCCGCGCGCCATGCGTCCCGTGCGGCGTCTCGACGGACATCGCTCGGATCGTCGCGCCATGCGGCCGCGGCATCGCGCAGCGCGCGTGCGGAGCCTTCGAAGTCGCGGTAGCGGCCGACGGCGCATTCGCCCGCGGCTTGGAGCAAGGCGCGCTTGTCGAAGTCGCCCGAGTCGGGGGTCGTTCCGGAGGGAGGCGGCTTGGCACCGCCCGATCCGGTGTAGACGTTTTCGTCCGGTGGTGCTTTGCGGCACCCGGCGTTCGCTCCGAGCACTGCAAGGCCCACCGACGCCACGCACGCGGCCACGGCCCACGCGACCCGCCGAAAAGAGGGCATGGCCATCTCCTCGTGGGTTAGGGAACGGGAACCAGGAGCAGGAAGGAGTCTTCGTTGCTGCCCGTCGGCACGGCACTGGAGTAGCCGACGATGGCGATCTTCTTCTTGTCCGGGGAAAGCGCAACACCCCAGAAGACGTCGCCGGTGCCGCCCAGATCGTAGAGCTTGCGGCCCTTCGGCGCGTAGTTCGTATCGGGCTGCCCATTCGCGGTGAAGACGGCGGTCAGAGCTTCGCCGACGTCTTTCGTCTGCTGGCCATTGCCAACGACGAAAAGGCGACTGTCCGGCAGCACGACCAGATTGCGCCCTTGGTCGACTTGGTTGTTCCCGTCGAGGGTAGCCTTGCCCCCGGTGCCGTACGTCCCATCGAGCTGCCCACTGGCGTTGACGCGCACGGAAACGATGTCGTTCGGATTGGTGCTGACCTCGCGCCCGTACCCCACGGTGACGAAGTTGGTGCCTTGTTGCACGACGGCATAGGCCTCGGTCACCGCGCCGAGCACCTTGCTGAAGACGCCATTGGTTCCGAAGCTCGGATCGAGGGCACCTGCGGGGGTGAGCTTGAAAATGGTCGGCACGACGGTCTTGCCATCGGTGTCGGGCTGATAGCCCGTCGCCACGATCGAGCCATTTTCGAGGAGGGTGACGGCGCGAGGACTGGCCGAGCGCCAGCCCGCATCGACGTCGCGGTCCGGATCGTAGGTGAAGACGCCCGAGCCACCTTGGCCGAAGGTGTCGTCCAGCTTTTTGCCCTGGGAATCCACCTTGATGACCGCAAAATCGCTATCGGTGCGGGCGGCGTTCGGATTCGCCGTCCGTTGCGAACCGGTGACAATCAGGCTGCCATTCGGCAGCGCGGCGAGCCCCCATTGCGAGTCCGCGGTGTAACCCGTGCTCGCCCCACCGTCCGGCAAAGTCGTGGGGAATTCGATGCCGTCTTTCAAGTTGAACGTTGCGACGCCGCCCGTGCCAAATGCATCATCCAGCGTTCCATCCATCTTGAATCGAACCAACGCGATATCGCGATCCCGCGGGTCCGCACCGGCGTCGGCGGCCAAATCGACCGTCGCTCCCACCACGATGCGATCTTCGGTCCCGCCATCCGCGACCGGCGCGCGCTGAATGGCGATTCCGCGCGCAAGCTCTCCGTTTTTGCCGACCACGATGTTCTTGCGCGCCACGCCATTGGCACCGGGACCACCAAACGACGTATCGGTTTCCCCACTTGGCAGAACCTTGATGACCGCCGTCTCGAAATCCGCATTCGCGCCGGTCGCCGTCGAGACGATGCCCACCGCGTAGAGATTTCCCGCGCTGTCGAAGGTGACGTTCAGCAACCGATCGGTGCCGTCCTTGGAGAGCGCCAACTTCTTCGGCTGTGGTCCCGGATCCGCATCGCCCTGCGCGTCGGTGCCGGCGTCCGTTCCGGTGTCTGGCTTTCCAGTGTCCGGCGGCCCGCTGTCCTGCTTCGGCGCAGCGGGATCGTCATCACCGCAACCTTGGACGAGTCCCACCGCGAACAGCGACGCCAGAACCGCCGCCACCGAACCGCGCGCCAACCACCGCCCCACCTTCGTCTCGCAATCCATGCGCATCGAAGTATCTCCCCCCGCAGGCACCCCACCCGAAGCGCAGCAGTGCCGCAAGCAAAAGTGAAAACCACTATCGCTATCGAGAAGGGAGTCTCACGGGAAGTACGACGCTGTCAAGTCAGGACGCGGAAGCACGCAATGCGTTTGCGCGCGTCTCGTCGACGTCCGGTGATAGCTCTGCGCGAAGGTTCGTGCGAACTTGCGTCGTGACCTCGTCGAGAGGGCGGCCCAGGGCCTCACAAAGCGCTTCCGCAAGTGCCGTACGCATGGGCGTCGCCGAAGGCCATCGATGGGTCGGTTCGAAGGCGAGCGCCCTATCGACGAATCGGACCATGGATGCCGGTAGATTCGGCGCCACCTCACGCAGTGACCGCGCGCTCTTGGTGGCGGCCGCGGCCAAC encodes:
- a CDS encoding lipase family protein, giving the protein MANCLSRFGRLGGSFVLALWLGGCTAGAQSEADQGAGSPTQVDALKGPVPIVSLQGVESTAAPSAQANDFDCKPSSEHPEPVILVHGLGSTADGNWFYHGPRIASAGYCVFALTYGTGLLGPWVGGLASMADSAAELGTFVDKVLASTGASKVDIVGHSEGTTVPAYYMKFLGGDAKVKHFVGFGANYKGTTLHGLSTLIGLLTSVAPGLADLFSRHACASCLEFMPGSPFAQKLNDGGVTVAGPSYTNIVSRVDNVVTPYTSGVVEGAGDNVTNIVLQDACRFDTAGHLGMAIDPNITQLILRGLDPENAAPLRCQPFTTLGI
- a CDS encoding cytochrome P450; the protein is MNASLDFLDPNVLAEGAPYEAYRTLRAEAPVTWLRTPFGGHDYWLVTRHADIQEILVNSTDFSSALGGTATRPLSEFELSVARQMVNVMDPPNHTRHRKLVTRPFAIKALEPLKPRVRALTAKMIDELAGRDVCDAVGELAAELPMQVILEVLGVPDADRGRLFEISNALMHVDDPEMGGSLEAVQMGVMELIGYFMKLAQEKRQRPQDDVMTLLAQSEVDGERLTDEELGMFFVPLLIAGNETTRSVIASGIEILASRPELYRQLRADPALLPGAIEEMIRYVAPICHLRRTASRDFEFRGQQMHHGDMVVLALASANRDESVFANPNEFDIHRRPNPHISFGYGPHLCFGAALTRLEANIFFDLFLDRFASVSPAAPSKRIRSNFMNSLKSLPIRLEAASA
- a CDS encoding TonB-dependent receptor; the encoded protein is MLHRAPRFLVPFVVSLLAPGAARAQDAPAEKPAQPQEVSVAGTRVARTAGSAHVIKEKRLEVFRYDDPTAVVAQVPGVYSRGEDGFGLRPNIGLRGVNPDRSKKVALMEDGIPFAPAPYSASAAYFFPLMARMVAVRVIKGPAAISYGPQTVGGAIDFITRAIPQTTSGAIDASAGEYGYGKLHGYVGSGNEKVGFLLEGVHLRNSGFKDLPNGADTGFARNEWMFKGYYVLDPSAAIRNELRLKVSYSDEVSNETYLGLSDRDFRKDPFRRYAASSLDRMQWHRTGISLAHVFTPSRDVSLTTTVYRHDLARTWRKVNGFRGADLFDVLTDPTNPRNAVYDAVLNGADGGSANENILIGPNQRDFVSQGVEMRVKYDPKTGPVSHRIEYGVRLHQDRVERRHSQDAFAMSGGTLVPVPQPTVVTAFNEASSEALAIHATDAITWKQLTVTPGLRVEAIRGTFIDRATHQTTRGLTQVLLPGAGAFYSILPPLGVLAGVHRGFSPPPPGSPSDVRAESSVNYEAGARFVKGAARAELIGFYNDYSNLTDVCTLSSGCVEQNLDRQFDAGRARIYGLEAFAEHEIPVVSDIKLPVRASYTLTRSEFLRTFGSEDPIFGAVTRDDEMPYVPRHQLNASVGVDTKRFSGAISMNYVAKMREKAGRAALDNVLHTDALLVFDASATFRLFENISIYANVRNIFDEHAIVSRRPFGARPNAPRWIQVGIKATF
- a CDS encoding HTTM domain-containing protein, whose product is MKSTAIFDGLGSWLFRPVDIAFLAAFRFLFGVTMCVSMLRFIAYGWIDDFFVAPAFHFKYWGFGWVEPLGPGAMHALFWVLAALGGAVAVGLAFRLTAILFVLGFSYLQLLDVATYLNHYYLAALLGMLLAVSPAHRAFSVDAWLWKSPPAEVPAAWLYLLRFQIGVVYTFAGLAKANADWLLHAQPLRIWLGAKTGLPWIGPVFAWPGVPLAMSWAGFLFDTFIIWFLAWRRTRLAAFALVIVFHAMTRILFPIGMFPVIMVLSALVYFPADWPRRLVGRVTGTSVASTPEGTRASWTRGRKAAVGLAALYGFVQLMMPLRHLAYGDGVRWHEQGMRFSWRVMVREKNGSVTFIVRNKHTGRVWNVSPRAMLTPLQEREMAGQPDLILQLAHRVRQDAEARGEGPVEVRVDALVSLNGRRLRRMIDPDVDLASIPDGLGRRDFILPGPTESPPHIRPI
- a CDS encoding imelysin family protein, whose protein sequence is MPSFRRVAWAVAACVASVGLAVLGANAGCRKAPPDENVYTGSGGAKPPPSGTTPDSGDFDKRALLQAAGECAVGRYRDFEGSARALRDAAAAWRDDPSDVRRDAARDAWRAAMAAWEQAEVFRVGPAARSSEPGGKNLRDQIYSWSLFHRCTIEEQLVDETYARPEFATTLISTRGLGGFEFLAFYGGTDNACPGGSPINALGSWNRLGPEEIGRRKARYAAAIADNIGGHVATLLAAWDPGGGNFLNELVAAGAGSATFGTNQDAFNALSAALFYVEMEVKDEKLGKPLGLNDCTRGRCPEAVESPYARISKENIKANLIGFRRLFQGCGENGAGLGFDDWLRAVGASDLSDRMIAALATAQAAVDALAGMSLEQALESAPAKVEALYGAVKTLTDLLKTEFITVLNLELPKGSEGDND